From the genome of Staphylococcus haemolyticus, one region includes:
- the arcD gene encoding arginine-ornithine antiporter: protein MNESDTNKLGKTSLIGLVIGSMIGGGAFNIISDMGGQAGGLAIMIGWIITAIGMISLAFVFQNLTNVRPDLEGGIYSYAQAGFGDFIGFSSAWGYWFAAFLGNVAYATLLMSAVGNFFPIFKGGNTLPSIIVASFLLWGVHFLILRGVETAAFINSIVTVAKLIPIFLVIICMIVVFNFDTFKAGFYGMTSGGTGIFSWGDTMSQVKSTMLVTVWVFTGIEGAVVFSGRAKSKKDVGTATVIGLVSVLVIYFLMTVLAQGVIQQNQIADLASPSMAQVLEHIVGHWGSVLVNIGLIISVLGAWLGWTLLAGELPFIVAKDGLFPKWFAKENKNKAPINALLITNILVQIFLISMLFTDSAYQFAFSLASSAILIPYMFSAFYQLKYTIEHKGHATVKQWAIGIIASIYAIWLVYAAGIDYLLLTMLLYIPGLFVYRFVQRNNHKPLTKGDYILFAVIIILAIIGITRLAMGSVSVF from the coding sequence ATGAATGAATCAGACACAAACAAACTTGGTAAAACGTCACTTATTGGTTTAGTCATTGGTTCTATGATTGGTGGCGGTGCGTTCAATATCATTTCTGATATGGGTGGTCAAGCCGGTGGTTTAGCAATTATGATTGGATGGATTATTACCGCAATCGGAATGATTTCACTCGCATTTGTCTTCCAAAACCTCACTAATGTAAGACCGGACTTAGAAGGTGGAATTTACAGTTATGCACAGGCTGGATTTGGCGACTTTATTGGTTTCTCAAGTGCTTGGGGCTACTGGTTTGCTGCGTTTCTAGGTAACGTAGCCTATGCAACATTATTGATGTCAGCAGTAGGTAACTTCTTCCCAATCTTCAAAGGTGGTAATACGCTACCAAGTATTATCGTCGCTTCTTTCTTATTATGGGGTGTGCACTTCTTAATACTTAGAGGTGTTGAAACCGCAGCTTTTATCAATAGTATTGTAACTGTTGCAAAGTTAATTCCTATATTCTTAGTCATCATTTGTATGATTGTAGTATTTAATTTCGATACATTTAAAGCAGGGTTCTACGGAATGACAAGCGGTGGTACAGGTATATTTAGTTGGGGCGATACAATGTCTCAAGTTAAGAGTACAATGCTTGTAACCGTATGGGTGTTCACTGGTATTGAAGGTGCAGTGGTATTCTCAGGTCGTGCTAAATCGAAAAAAGACGTAGGTACTGCTACAGTAATTGGACTTGTTTCAGTACTTGTTATTTACTTCTTAATGACTGTATTGGCACAAGGCGTCATTCAACAAAATCAAATTGCTGATCTTGCAAGCCCATCAATGGCACAAGTGTTAGAACATATCGTTGGTCATTGGGGTTCAGTACTCGTTAACATTGGTTTAATTATTTCTGTTTTAGGTGCATGGCTTGGTTGGACATTACTAGCTGGTGAGCTACCATTTATAGTGGCTAAAGATGGCTTGTTCCCGAAATGGTTTGCTAAAGAAAATAAAAATAAAGCACCAATCAATGCATTATTAATTACAAACATTCTAGTACAAATATTCTTAATTAGCATGTTATTTACAGATAGTGCATATCAATTTGCGTTTTCACTTGCATCAAGCGCGATTTTAATTCCGTATATGTTTAGTGCCTTTTATCAATTAAAATACACAATTGAGCATAAAGGACACGCTACAGTGAAACAATGGGCAATCGGTATTATTGCATCAATCTATGCGATATGGCTTGTGTACGCTGCAGGTATTGATTACTTGTTATTAACCATGTTGCTCTACATCCCTGGTCTATTTGTTTATCGTTTCGTACAACGTAATAACCATAAACCATTAACGAAAGGTGACTATATCTTGTTTGCAGTCATTATCATACTTGCAATAATAGGTATCACTCGCTTAGCGATGGGAAGCGTTTCAGTATTCTAA
- a CDS encoding Crp/Fnr family transcriptional regulator, translated as MAGKTYINNRDNDLSEGLKQLASYLNIPTGVIQAFKSECFVRRYNKGQIIYYSSDQPTYVYLLLDGIVLRETINEDGDAYRKLNKEQLLFPLNHLFRKIELNEMCTAITPCNVIGIPKDMLEYLCKNHDDIFVTLFEKLNNELELLMEYNMALTTKLARERIEKVLYYLCHAIAYDHDEFYEIKHIMTIQLLSDLAGISRETTGHIVHELKEEKKLIKNGKNWMIIK; from the coding sequence ATGGCCGGAAAGACATATATCAACAACAGAGATAATGATTTAAGTGAAGGACTCAAACAATTAGCGTCTTACTTAAATATTCCAACAGGTGTCATTCAAGCTTTCAAGAGTGAATGTTTCGTGCGACGTTACAATAAAGGACAAATCATATATTATTCATCTGATCAGCCCACCTATGTGTATTTGTTACTAGACGGTATTGTTTTGCGTGAAACAATTAATGAAGATGGGGACGCTTATCGTAAGCTTAATAAAGAGCAGCTATTATTTCCGTTAAATCATCTCTTTCGAAAAATTGAATTAAACGAGATGTGCACAGCTATAACACCATGTAATGTAATAGGCATACCTAAAGATATGTTGGAATATCTTTGTAAAAATCATGACGACATATTTGTTACACTGTTCGAAAAGTTAAATAACGAACTTGAACTGCTAATGGAATACAATATGGCATTAACCACAAAGTTGGCGAGAGAACGCATTGAGAAAGTACTATATTATTTATGTCATGCAATAGCATACGATCATGATGAATTCTACGAAATTAAACATATCATGACCATTCAACTACTAAGTGATTTAGCAGGTATTTCACGTGAAACAACAGGCCATATTGTACATGAACTAAAAGAAGAGAAAAAATTGATAAAAAATGGCAAAAATTGGATGATTATAAAGTAG
- a CDS encoding alpha/beta hydrolase, whose product MALMTINYLSPSLGMQQSFVAIIPEDGSFFDETQSPKSYKSLMLLHGLSSDATSYTRFTSVERYADEHQLSIIMPNADHSGYANMTYGHSYYDHILEVYHYAHKLLPLSPKREDNFIAGHSMGGYGTMKFALTQGRLFSKASPLSAVFQAQGLMQLDYPDFAPKAITGEDTNIKDTELDTYHLVDEAVEKGLTIPKLLIQCGTEDFLYEDNQQFMTYLDDKGIDYQYEEGPGEHDYAFWDKAIKRTIEWLVEE is encoded by the coding sequence ATGGCACTCATGACAATCAATTACTTATCACCATCTTTAGGTATGCAACAATCATTTGTAGCAATTATTCCAGAAGACGGCAGTTTCTTCGACGAAACACAATCACCTAAATCTTATAAATCACTAATGCTATTGCATGGATTATCAAGTGATGCAACGTCGTATACACGCTTTACCAGTGTTGAGCGATATGCAGATGAACATCAATTATCTATCATTATGCCGAATGCAGATCATAGTGGCTATGCAAATATGACGTACGGTCATAGTTATTATGATCATATATTGGAAGTGTATCACTATGCACATAAGCTACTTCCACTATCACCAAAACGTGAAGATAATTTTATTGCAGGTCATTCAATGGGTGGTTATGGCACGATGAAATTTGCATTAACACAAGGAAGACTCTTCTCTAAAGCATCTCCATTATCTGCTGTCTTTCAAGCGCAAGGGTTAATGCAACTTGATTATCCAGATTTCGCACCGAAAGCAATTACAGGGGAAGATACAAATATCAAAGATACTGAACTCGATACATATCATTTAGTTGATGAAGCGGTCGAAAAAGGATTAACCATACCTAAGTTGTTGATTCAATGTGGTACAGAAGATTTCTTATATGAAGATAATCAACAATTTATGACATACTTGGATGATAAAGGAATTGACTATCAATATGAAGAAGGTCCTGGAGAACATGATTATGCATTCTGGGATAAGGCCATCAAACGCACAATTGAATGGTTAGTAGAAGAATAG
- a CDS encoding LacI family DNA-binding transcriptional regulator, which produces MATIKDVAQRAGLSISTVSRYLNHHPYISEDKKIKIQQAMDELDYVPNSVAMQLRSNKSYTIGIIVPRITNPYFAYLIDAIDKEIKGTPYHTLIMQTYNNKEEELRLLNMFKQRHIAGVIMGALENDIEVLETYTKYGPIILSADQSMQSDKVKIIHTNQRQTTYDAIQYLINKGYRNIAYCTDNSYYDHCFNKPRNVGFRVAMKDNGLDIRNEWIFNNVRTIEDGEQIGKILLRQEQLPDAIFTGSDEVALGLMHFMTAHQIDIPNQIAIMGYDNQPISSLLKIPLSTVNQPVNDIGKQLINYLLALLEETEFKSKDDVLKLNIVERQST; this is translated from the coding sequence ATGGCAACAATTAAAGATGTAGCTCAGAGAGCAGGATTATCTATATCGACGGTTTCAAGATATTTAAATCATCATCCTTATATTTCTGAGGATAAGAAAATTAAAATCCAACAAGCGATGGATGAACTTGATTATGTGCCTAATTCAGTCGCTATGCAATTGCGTTCCAACAAGTCGTATACGATTGGTATCATCGTACCTAGAATTACGAATCCATATTTCGCGTATTTGATTGATGCAATTGATAAAGAAATTAAAGGTACACCATATCATACGTTAATCATGCAAACATATAATAATAAAGAAGAGGAATTAAGATTATTAAATATGTTTAAGCAAAGACACATTGCTGGTGTGATTATGGGTGCACTTGAAAATGACATAGAAGTTTTAGAGACGTATACGAAATATGGACCTATTATTTTATCGGCAGATCAATCAATGCAGTCTGATAAAGTAAAGATTATACATACCAACCAACGTCAAACGACGTACGATGCCATTCAATACTTAATTAATAAAGGATATCGAAACATAGCTTATTGCACGGACAATAGTTACTATGATCATTGTTTTAATAAACCTAGAAATGTCGGATTTAGAGTAGCGATGAAAGATAATGGTCTAGATATTAGAAATGAATGGATTTTTAATAATGTTCGTACAATTGAAGATGGTGAGCAGATAGGGAAAATATTGTTGCGGCAAGAACAGTTACCAGATGCTATATTTACAGGTAGCGATGAAGTGGCATTAGGGTTAATGCACTTTATGACTGCCCATCAAATAGATATTCCTAACCAAATCGCCATTATGGGATATGATAACCAACCCATTTCTAGTTTGTTGAAGATTCCATTATCGACAGTCAATCAACCAGTCAATGACATTGGTAAGCAATTGATTAACTATTTATTGGCATTACTTGAAGAGACAGAATTTAAAAGCAAAGATGATGTATTAAAATTAAATATCGTAGAACGACAAAGCACATAA
- the ahlS gene encoding AhlS family quorum-quenching N-acyl homoserine lactonase, with protein MVNVKKQRMKIYVLDNGRMKMDKNLMIANSNQATMDNPNQPNEMHEFPIYTVFIDHPEAKILFDTACNPNAMGDNGRWITATQKAFPYFADEACHLPNRLEQIGIDLKDVDIVVASHLHLDHAGCLEYFTNATVIVHNDELNGTMQSYARNQKEGAYIWADIDAWIKNDLTWKTMKRDEDYLKLVDGVKVLNFGSGHAWGMIGLEIETEELGTIILASDAIYTKESMEPTLKPPGILYDSVGWTNSVEKIKKLAAEKNAQIWFGHDGEQFAKFRKSTDGYYE; from the coding sequence ATGGTAAATGTAAAAAAACAAAGAATGAAAATTTACGTACTAGACAATGGACGCATGAAGATGGATAAAAACTTGATGATTGCTAATTCAAACCAAGCGACGATGGATAATCCAAATCAGCCTAATGAAATGCATGAATTTCCTATTTACACTGTATTCATTGATCATCCTGAAGCAAAGATTTTATTTGATACAGCATGTAATCCAAATGCTATGGGAGATAATGGGCGTTGGATTACAGCAACACAAAAAGCGTTTCCATACTTTGCTGACGAAGCATGTCATTTACCTAATCGACTTGAACAAATTGGCATAGACCTTAAAGATGTTGATATTGTTGTGGCCTCTCACTTGCACTTAGATCATGCAGGATGTCTTGAATACTTTACAAATGCGACTGTCATAGTGCATAACGATGAACTCAACGGGACAATGCAATCTTATGCACGTAACCAAAAAGAAGGTGCGTATATATGGGCGGATATAGACGCATGGATTAAAAACGATTTAACTTGGAAGACTATGAAACGAGATGAAGATTATTTAAAACTCGTAGATGGCGTTAAGGTCTTGAATTTTGGCAGTGGTCATGCATGGGGCATGATTGGCTTAGAAATTGAAACTGAAGAACTTGGAACAATTATTCTCGCCTCAGATGCTATTTATACGAAAGAAAGTATGGAACCAACACTTAAACCTCCAGGTATCTTGTATGATTCGGTTGGGTGGACAAATTCTGTAGAAAAGATAAAAAAATTAGCAGCAGAGAAAAATGCACAAATTTGGTTTGGCCACGATGGAGAACAATTTGCTAAATTTCGAAAATCAACAGACGGATATTATGAATAG
- a CDS encoding zinc-dependent alcohol dehydrogenase family protein yields MKTRAAVLYEMEASQPYKESKPLKIESLELEDPHEHEVLLKIHAAGICHSDLSVINGSRPRPLPMALGHEATGEVLKVGSSVTRVKEGDHVVCTFIPSCGKCIPCKEGRPALCENGAKANEKGEMLEGGIRLSNEDGQVYHHLGVSGFAEHAVVSENSIVKISNEIPFERAAVFGCAVITGIGAVMNTAQIRPGSNVAVVGLGGIGLNAIIGAKLAGANEIIALDINEDKFDLAKQFGATATFNSSDDDIDEQIKEYVPGGVEYAFETAGVVPAMQVAYRITKRGGTTVTTGLPHPKDEFSFPQVTLAAEERTVKGSYVGSCVPDRDIPRFVSLYKQGRLNIDPLISEVITLDDINEGFDKLASGDVGRIIVKMH; encoded by the coding sequence ATGAAAACAAGAGCAGCAGTATTATATGAAATGGAAGCATCTCAACCTTATAAAGAATCGAAACCTTTAAAAATTGAGAGCTTAGAGTTAGAAGATCCTCATGAGCATGAAGTATTGCTAAAAATACATGCAGCAGGGATATGCCATTCAGACTTATCAGTAATTAACGGCAGTAGACCTCGACCTTTACCGATGGCACTTGGTCATGAGGCAACTGGCGAGGTATTAAAAGTTGGAAGTAGTGTCACAAGGGTGAAAGAAGGTGACCATGTAGTTTGTACCTTCATTCCAAGCTGTGGTAAATGTATACCATGTAAAGAAGGACGTCCAGCTTTGTGTGAAAATGGAGCTAAAGCAAATGAAAAAGGCGAAATGTTAGAAGGAGGTATTCGATTATCTAATGAAGATGGACAAGTATATCATCATTTAGGCGTCTCTGGATTTGCAGAACACGCAGTGGTTTCTGAAAATTCTATTGTAAAAATCAGTAATGAAATACCATTTGAACGTGCAGCAGTATTTGGCTGTGCTGTCATTACAGGTATTGGTGCTGTGATGAATACAGCTCAAATTCGTCCAGGTAGTAATGTTGCTGTGGTTGGACTAGGTGGTATAGGATTAAATGCCATTATTGGTGCTAAGTTAGCAGGTGCAAATGAAATTATTGCACTAGATATTAATGAAGACAAATTTGATTTAGCTAAGCAGTTTGGAGCTACCGCGACATTTAACTCTAGTGATGATGATATAGATGAACAAATTAAAGAATATGTACCTGGCGGAGTAGAATATGCATTTGAAACAGCAGGGGTTGTTCCTGCAATGCAAGTCGCTTATAGAATTACTAAACGAGGGGGTACTACAGTAACAACGGGCTTACCTCATCCTAAAGATGAATTCTCATTTCCTCAAGTAACATTAGCTGCAGAAGAACGGACAGTTAAAGGTTCTTATGTAGGAAGCTGTGTTCCTGATAGAGATATTCCTCGTTTTGTAAGTTTATATAAACAAGGAAGATTAAACATTGATCCACTCATTAGTGAAGTGATTACTCTAGATGATATCAATGAAGGATTTGATAAATTAGCTAGTGGTGATGTCGGTAGAATTATTGTTAAAATGCATTGA
- a CDS encoding SdpI family protein — translation MILLPLSIIMGCVGYIFKCHPPTERNGWYGYRTKKSMANDRNWIKAQKQYGIYSLKYLWVLLLFGIIGLVIEIVGIMRSTDAIIMTGLGIEFVVMVWYMLIVYLKVEKTL, via the coding sequence ATGATATTATTACCACTAAGTATCATTATGGGGTGCGTTGGTTACATCTTTAAATGCCATCCACCTACCGAGCGCAACGGTTGGTATGGTTATCGAACAAAGAAGTCCATGGCCAATGATCGCAATTGGATTAAAGCACAAAAACAATATGGCATCTATTCTCTAAAATACTTATGGGTTTTATTACTGTTTGGAATTATCGGACTCGTAATTGAAATTGTAGGTATTATGAGAAGTACTGACGCTATCATTATGACCGGTTTAGGCATAGAGTTCGTCGTAATGGTATGGTATATGTTGATTGTTTATTTGAAAGTGGAGAAAACACTTTAA
- a CDS encoding CapA family protein — protein sequence MVKYYVSCIVLFFTFAILCGMALAEDVTDEASVVAVGDNLIHPVVYNDALQQDGSFDFKQMYSHIKNDIQSPDLAFINQESPLGGDDRPFSGFKNFNTPSQIAQDVVETGFDMVNGANNHSLDQGDEGVLNHLKTWNKFDKQVLFTGIFNSEKDAQTIPVMTVNGIKVSLLSYTYGTNEMTSQYPYTIKKFDERTIQRDVRQAKKQSDVVMVSAHWGLENHHQPNHTQKKYAQLFADEGVDVVIGTHPHVIQPVKWVKSKRDHHQTLVAYSLGNFLNGQDTGNEHNQLLGRLNFDIVKAPKGAHIENVKWTSMVNHYQQWDPTNKDTRHDFEVYNLDDYNEKLAQQHRLRNDKKSQWDIKHLQDITKDVIDSEYLDEKSI from the coding sequence GTGGTTAAGTATTATGTTAGTTGTATAGTACTATTTTTTACTTTTGCAATTCTCTGTGGCATGGCACTGGCTGAAGATGTTACTGATGAAGCATCAGTGGTTGCAGTAGGAGATAATTTAATACACCCTGTTGTTTATAATGATGCACTGCAACAAGATGGGTCATTCGATTTTAAACAAATGTATTCACATATTAAGAACGACATACAATCACCTGACCTTGCATTTATTAATCAAGAATCTCCATTAGGTGGGGATGATCGCCCATTTTCAGGATTTAAGAACTTCAATACTCCGAGTCAGATTGCTCAAGATGTTGTCGAAACCGGCTTTGATATGGTCAATGGTGCCAATAATCATTCCTTGGATCAAGGTGATGAAGGTGTCTTAAATCATCTCAAGACATGGAATAAGTTTGATAAACAAGTTTTATTTACAGGTATTTTTAATTCGGAAAAGGATGCTCAAACGATACCGGTCATGACTGTGAATGGAATCAAGGTGAGTTTATTAAGTTATACATATGGTACGAATGAAATGACATCACAATATCCTTACACGATTAAAAAGTTTGATGAAAGGACGATTCAACGAGATGTAAGACAAGCAAAAAAGCAGAGTGATGTCGTAATGGTGTCTGCTCATTGGGGATTGGAAAATCACCACCAACCGAATCATACGCAAAAGAAGTATGCACAATTATTTGCGGATGAGGGTGTAGATGTTGTCATTGGTACACACCCACATGTCATTCAACCGGTTAAATGGGTGAAGAGTAAGCGTGATCATCATCAAACACTTGTCGCATATTCATTAGGTAACTTTCTGAATGGACAAGATACTGGAAATGAACATAATCAATTATTAGGAAGACTAAATTTTGATATAGTTAAAGCGCCTAAAGGTGCACACATTGAAAATGTGAAGTGGACGAGTATGGTCAATCATTATCAACAGTGGGATCCTACGAATAAAGACACGAGACATGATTTTGAAGTGTATAATTTAGATGATTATAATGAGAAATTAGCTCAACAACATAGATTAAGAAACGATAAGAAAAGTCAATGGGATATAAAACATCTACAAGATATCACGAAAGATGTCATTGATTCTGAATACTTGGATGAAAAGAGTATATAA
- a CDS encoding serine O-acetyltransferase, protein MSLMNKSVFLMTKLYNKNIPVIPRAMQQMNRLIFATDIPRSVKIGEGTRFAHSGLGCVIHERTIIGKNCKILQNVTMGGRGKHGTPVIGDNVLIGDNAKIGAQALVMEDVGENQTIVANKGTILNN, encoded by the coding sequence ATGTCTTTAATGAATAAATCAGTATTTTTAATGACTAAACTATATAATAAAAATATCCCAGTCATACCTAGAGCTATGCAACAAATGAATCGTTTAATTTTTGCAACAGACATCCCAAGAAGTGTAAAAATTGGTGAGGGCACACGCTTTGCTCATAGCGGATTGGGATGCGTTATACATGAAAGAACGATTATTGGGAAAAATTGTAAGATTCTTCAAAATGTTACCATGGGTGGACGCGGAAAGCATGGAACACCTGTTATAGGGGATAATGTACTAATTGGAGACAATGCTAAAATAGGTGCTCAAGCTTTAGTAATGGAAGACGTCGGAGAAAACCAAACTATCGTTGCCAATAAAGGAACCATTTTGAATAATTAA
- a CDS encoding alpha-keto acid decarboxylase family protein, translating into MKQRVGQYLMDAVHRAGVDKIFGVPGDFNLTFLDDIVRHDGVEWVGTTNELNGSYAADGYARINGLGVLVTTFGVGELSAVNGIAGSYAERVPVIAITGAPTQSVEQAGKYVHHSLGEGRFDSYQKMFEHITTAQAYITAENATTEIPRVINAAIHERRPVHIHLPIDVAMTEIEVDSEYDVAPTADVNVERYIDMVADKLRSASQPVIITGHEINSFHLHKALEQFVNQTHIPVAQLSLGKGAFNEKNPYYIGIYDGKIAEDQIKDYVDNSDAILNIGAKLTDSATAGFSYEFDIDDVVMLNHHNFKLNETVAEDVTLPSLIDSLNTIDYRYEGTFPPFEKGSSKEVALSDDILTQSTYFDMMQHFIKDDDVLLAEQGTSFFGAYDLALPKDMTFIGQPLWGSIGYTLPATLGTQMADPNRRNILLIGDGSLQLTVQELSTMIRQDIKPIIFVINNDGYTVERLIHGMEETYNDIRMWDYKALPKVFGGDNVVVHDVKTSNDLQNVFDAINAAPEQLHFTEVTMKWDDAPAKLRDISKAFAAQNK; encoded by the coding sequence ATGAAACAACGTGTAGGACAATACTTAATGGATGCAGTACATCGTGCAGGTGTCGATAAAATATTTGGTGTTCCTGGCGATTTCAACCTAACATTTCTAGATGACATCGTGCGTCATGACGGTGTGGAATGGGTTGGCACAACCAATGAACTTAATGGGAGTTATGCTGCAGATGGCTATGCACGTATCAATGGACTAGGCGTGCTTGTTACGACATTTGGTGTAGGTGAATTAAGTGCTGTCAACGGTATCGCAGGTTCGTATGCTGAACGTGTTCCTGTCATTGCGATTACAGGTGCACCAACACAATCAGTAGAACAAGCCGGTAAATATGTGCATCACTCATTAGGTGAAGGTCGTTTCGATAGCTATCAGAAGATGTTTGAACATATTACGACTGCACAAGCATACATTACTGCTGAGAATGCCACAACTGAAATTCCTAGAGTCATCAATGCTGCTATTCATGAACGCCGCCCCGTGCACATTCATCTTCCTATTGATGTTGCAATGACTGAAATAGAGGTAGATTCAGAGTATGATGTCGCACCAACTGCAGACGTAAATGTTGAGCGCTATATCGATATGGTCGCTGACAAACTACGCTCTGCGTCACAGCCAGTCATTATCACAGGTCATGAAATCAACAGTTTCCACTTACACAAAGCACTTGAGCAATTTGTTAATCAAACACATATTCCAGTCGCTCAATTATCATTAGGTAAAGGGGCGTTCAACGAAAAGAATCCCTATTATATTGGCATTTACGATGGCAAAATTGCAGAAGACCAAATTAAAGATTATGTAGATAACAGTGATGCTATTTTAAATATTGGTGCTAAATTAACTGACTCAGCTACAGCTGGTTTTTCTTATGAATTTGATATTGATGACGTCGTTATGCTTAATCATCATAACTTTAAATTGAATGAAACGGTTGCTGAAGATGTGACGCTACCTAGCTTAATTGATAGTCTTAATACCATTGATTATCGATATGAGGGTACGTTCCCTCCTTTTGAAAAAGGGTCATCAAAAGAAGTCGCATTATCAGATGATATCTTAACGCAATCAACATACTTTGATATGATGCAACACTTTATTAAAGATGATGATGTCTTATTAGCCGAACAAGGTACATCATTCTTCGGTGCTTATGATTTAGCTTTACCGAAAGACATGACGTTTATAGGACAACCATTATGGGGTTCTATCGGTTATACACTACCAGCTACTTTAGGTACGCAAATGGCTGATCCAAATCGCCGTAACATCTTATTAATCGGGGATGGCTCATTACAACTTACAGTTCAAGAGTTATCTACGATGATTCGCCAAGATATTAAACCGATTATCTTCGTGATTAATAACGATGGTTATACAGTAGAACGTTTAATCCACGGTATGGAAGAAACGTACAATGATATCCGTATGTGGGATTATAAAGCATTACCTAAAGTGTTCGGTGGTGATAACGTTGTTGTTCATGACGTGAAGACTTCTAATGACTTACAGAACGTCTTTGATGCTATTAACGCTGCTCCAGAGCAATTACACTTCACCGAAGTCACAATGAAATGGGATGACGCACCAGCTAAACTCCGCGACATTTCAAAAGCCTTTGCAGCACAAAACAAATAG
- a CDS encoding MarR family winged helix-turn-helix transcriptional regulator: MDSNKNDYEHMLFYFAYKTFIKTADEIIEKYDMSRQHHRFLFFINKLPGITIKQLLKTLEISKQGSHATLRKLKEEGLIVEQTSEEDRRVKQLFPTPKGSKLVDKLNKAQNELMQSTFQKVGHDWYDIMEELSNYREGFQDIQHLKDEK, from the coding sequence ATGGATAGTAATAAAAATGATTATGAGCATATGTTATTTTACTTCGCATATAAGACATTTATAAAAACGGCAGATGAAATTATTGAAAAATACGACATGAGTCGTCAGCACCATCGCTTTTTATTCTTTATTAATAAATTGCCTGGTATTACCATTAAGCAATTATTAAAGACATTAGAAATCTCGAAGCAAGGATCACATGCGACGTTGCGTAAATTGAAGGAAGAAGGGTTAATTGTTGAACAAACATCTGAAGAAGATCGACGTGTGAAACAATTATTTCCAACGCCTAAAGGCAGTAAGTTAGTTGATAAATTAAATAAAGCACAAAATGAATTAATGCAGAGTACGTTTCAAAAGGTAGGACATGATTGGTATGACATCATGGAAGAATTATCGAATTACAGAGAAGGATTTCAAGATATTCAGCATTTGAAAGATGAGAAGTAA
- a CDS encoding FMN-dependent NADH-azoreductase, whose protein sequence is MRCTTVAKLLYITAHPLDELASNSMAAGKAFIESYKENHASDEVKHIDLFKEDIPVIDKDVLTGWGKLRNGDDLTKEEQQKVDRFSEILEEFLSADKYVFVSPMWNLSFPPVLKAYIDAISIAGKTFKYTAEGPQGLLTDKKVLHIQSRGGFYSEGPAADVESGDRYLRTIMTFLGVPSYENVIIEGHNAEPERTEEIKAASIAEAQEMGKNF, encoded by the coding sequence TTGAGGTGCACGACTGTAGCAAAATTATTATACATTACAGCTCACCCATTAGATGAATTAGCTTCTAATTCTATGGCTGCTGGTAAAGCATTTATTGAATCATACAAAGAAAATCACGCTAGTGATGAAGTGAAACATATTGATTTATTCAAAGAAGATATTCCAGTTATTGATAAAGATGTATTAACTGGTTGGGGTAAATTAAGAAATGGTGACGATCTTACTAAAGAAGAGCAACAAAAAGTAGATCGTTTCAGTGAAATTTTAGAAGAATTCCTTTCAGCTGACAAATATGTATTCGTTTCACCAATGTGGAACTTATCATTCCCACCTGTATTGAAAGCGTACATTGATGCAATTTCAATCGCTGGTAAAACATTCAAATACACTGCTGAAGGTCCTCAAGGTCTTTTAACAGATAAAAAAGTTTTACACATTCAATCACGTGGTGGTTTCTACTCAGAAGGCCCAGCTGCAGATGTTGAAAGTGGCGACCGTTACTTAAGAACAATCATGACATTCTTAGGTGTACCTTCATATGAAAATGTAATTATTGAAGGTCATAATGCGGAACCAGAGAGAACAGAAGAAATTAAAGCCGCTTCAATTGCTGAAGCACAAGAAATGGGTAAAAACTTCTAA